One genomic segment of Chitinibacter sp. FCG-7 includes these proteins:
- a CDS encoding Asd/ArgC dimerization domain-containing protein, with the protein MSKALSVALVGADTPAAQTVLDVLGEMLADMSFAIAALYPLSDDEDAGTVELRDHVLPVIDVEVFDWSTVEAAVFVGVPELAAKYAAQAAQANVAVIDLTGATQSKVGQPRRGQIVSLPHVLTSMISATLAAFKTLGQLDFAAATAMVSVSEDGKSAIEALSMQTRQLFAQQEVELAGYPKRLAFNVLPTAQRGEEARIHAELAAAGHAVNSLTVSRVPVFFGHAVSVTAHFAAAQTLAALEEAIHGAPALYLLQGTGAAGVATPQDAIGGDKVWANQLQLSEDGRTATVWLVADNARLPARAAALLLALV; encoded by the coding sequence ATGTCTAAAGCCCTTTCTGTTGCGCTAGTAGGTGCAGATACCCCCGCAGCACAAACCGTATTAGATGTATTGGGCGAAATGCTGGCTGATATGTCCTTCGCCATCGCTGCGCTGTATCCGCTTTCTGACGACGAAGACGCGGGCACGGTTGAGCTTCGCGACCATGTTTTACCGGTGATCGACGTTGAAGTATTTGACTGGAGCACGGTTGAGGCGGCGGTGTTTGTTGGCGTGCCCGAGCTGGCGGCCAAATACGCTGCGCAAGCCGCGCAAGCCAATGTGGCGGTGATCGACCTGACCGGCGCTACGCAAAGCAAAGTGGGGCAGCCGCGTCGTGGCCAGATTGTCAGCTTGCCGCATGTGCTGACCTCCATGATCTCCGCCACGCTGGCGGCATTTAAAACGCTGGGGCAGCTCGATTTTGCTGCGGCAACGGCCATGGTGTCGGTGTCGGAAGACGGCAAATCGGCGATTGAGGCGCTGTCGATGCAGACTCGCCAGCTGTTTGCACAGCAAGAAGTCGAGCTGGCGGGTTACCCCAAGCGGTTGGCGTTCAATGTTTTGCCAACGGCGCAGCGCGGTGAAGAGGCGCGTATTCACGCCGAATTGGCTGCAGCAGGGCATGCTGTTAATAGCTTAACCGTGAGCCGCGTACCAGTATTTTTTGGACATGCTGTGAGTGTGACGGCGCATTTTGCTGCGGCACAAACATTGGCAGCGCTGGAAGAGGCGATCCATGGCGCACCAGCACTGTATTTGCTGCAAGGTACAGGCGCAGCAGGCGTGGCCACGCCACAGGACGCGATAGGTGGCGACAAGGTGTGGGCAAATCAGTTGCAATTGTCAGAAGATGGCCGCACTGCGACGGTCTGGCTGGTGGCCGATAATGCGCGTCTGCCAGCACGTGCTGCAGCTTTGTTGCTGGCTCTGGTGTAA
- a CDS encoding 23S rRNA (adenine(2030)-N(6))-methyltransferase RlmJ has protein sequence MLSYRHAFHAGNHADVLKHAVEVLLLDYLNQKEKPWWYIDTHAGAGVYSLTEGYATKNAEFETGIARIWQRNDLPEALKKYVQIVKTLNAGQDHLMFYPGSPFVAQALQRFDDKLRLFELHTSDAKLLADNFASAGKRAQVIHADGFASIKGVLPPPPRRSLMLIDPPYEDKHDYVRVADTMKLALERFATGVYAIWYPQLARVEVKEMLEKLKKIPCKGWLHVSLTVQTPSADGFGMHGSGMFVFNPSWTLEQDLNTLMPYLVKHLGLDSGARYTLESHTI, from the coding sequence ATGCTCAGTTATCGCCACGCCTTTCATGCCGGCAATCATGCCGACGTCCTTAAACACGCCGTTGAAGTTTTGCTCCTTGATTACCTCAATCAAAAAGAAAAACCATGGTGGTATATCGACACGCACGCGGGTGCTGGCGTTTACTCGCTCACCGAAGGCTACGCGACCAAAAATGCCGAATTTGAAACCGGCATTGCGCGAATCTGGCAGCGCAACGATCTACCCGAAGCGCTGAAAAAATACGTGCAAATCGTTAAAACACTCAATGCAGGGCAAGATCATCTGATGTTTTACCCTGGCTCGCCTTTTGTGGCACAGGCCTTGCAGCGCTTTGACGATAAATTGCGCCTGTTTGAATTGCACACCAGTGACGCGAAATTGCTGGCCGATAATTTCGCTTCGGCAGGCAAACGCGCACAGGTAATCCACGCCGATGGTTTTGCCAGCATCAAAGGTGTATTACCGCCGCCGCCGCGCCGCTCACTGATGCTGATTGACCCGCCATATGAAGACAAACACGATTATGTGCGCGTCGCCGACACCATGAAGCTGGCGCTGGAGCGCTTTGCCACTGGCGTTTACGCGATCTGGTATCCGCAATTGGCACGAGTTGAAGTGAAAGAAATGCTTGAAAAACTGAAAAAAATTCCATGCAAAGGATGGCTACACGTCAGCCTGACGGTACAAACGCCCAGCGCCGATGGATTTGGCATGCATGGCTCGGGGATGTTTGTGTTCAATCCATCGTGGACACTGGAACAAGACCTCAATACCCTGATGCCGTATCTGGTCAAACACCTTGGCCTGGATAGCGGAGCGCGATATACCCTTGAATCGCACACAATCTAA
- a CDS encoding substrate-binding periplasmic protein, which translates to MRKPASLMLALMLSAGMAQAETILLTLQEYPPYMGEKLPYQGLLTRVVVAAFAQQKINVKLESVPNRRAIDGVRMGLYPGGFGWAKNPEREKDLLYTDPVLSLRMVFCQQKGREIAWKKLEDLAGYSIGITSGNFYSEEFDKLSKAGVLQIDTSNSDVSNFKKLHAGYIDLLPIDIEVGPYVLAKNLSAAERDKIFCQNQAYWTAPLHVVFSRKNPNSPRWVKSFNQGLRALNESGQLSSLIENTRREINQAN; encoded by the coding sequence ATGCGTAAACCGGCTTCCCTGATGCTTGCTTTGATGCTTAGCGCTGGTATGGCGCAGGCCGAAACGATTTTGCTCACCTTGCAGGAGTATCCGCCCTATATGGGCGAAAAACTGCCTTATCAGGGCTTGCTGACGCGGGTGGTGGTGGCGGCTTTTGCCCAGCAGAAAATTAATGTGAAGCTTGAGTCGGTGCCGAATCGGCGGGCCATTGATGGTGTGCGTATGGGCTTGTATCCCGGCGGTTTTGGCTGGGCGAAAAACCCTGAGCGGGAAAAGGATTTGCTCTATACCGATCCCGTGTTGTCGTTGCGCATGGTTTTTTGCCAGCAAAAAGGGCGTGAAATCGCCTGGAAAAAACTGGAGGATCTGGCGGGCTACAGCATCGGCATTACTTCCGGCAATTTTTACTCCGAAGAATTTGACAAGCTCAGCAAGGCCGGTGTGCTGCAAATTGATACCAGCAATAGCGATGTGAGTAATTTCAAAAAATTGCACGCCGGTTATATCGATTTATTGCCGATTGATATTGAAGTGGGTCCCTATGTGCTGGCCAAGAATCTGAGTGCAGCCGAGCGCGATAAAATCTTCTGTCAAAATCAGGCGTACTGGACCGCGCCTTTGCATGTGGTGTTTAGCCGCAAAAACCCGAATTCTCCGCGCTGGGTGAAAAGCTTTAATCAGGGCTTGCGCGCATTGAACGAGAGCGGGCAACTGAGCAGCCTGATTGAAAATACCCGGCGCGAAATCAATCAGGCCAATTAA
- a CDS encoding DUF1428 domain-containing protein, giving the protein MTHYVDGFLLPIALEKLADYQKMANTAGAVWKEHGAIAYWECVGDELEIPDMLSFRAVAGCRDNETVVMAWIIYPSREERDRINALVMADPRLSGMCDQENPPFDFKRMAYGGFKSIVRYE; this is encoded by the coding sequence ATGACGCATTATGTAGACGGTTTTTTGTTGCCAATCGCCCTAGAGAAACTGGCGGATTACCAAAAGATGGCCAATACCGCCGGTGCGGTCTGGAAGGAGCACGGTGCCATCGCCTACTGGGAATGTGTGGGCGATGAACTGGAGATCCCGGATATGCTGTCTTTTCGTGCTGTTGCAGGCTGCCGGGACAATGAAACCGTTGTGATGGCCTGGATTATTTATCCCTCGCGTGAAGAGCGTGATCGTATTAATGCCTTGGTGATGGCTGATCCACGCTTAAGCGGGATGTGCGATCAGGAAAATCCACCTTTTGATTTTAAACGCATGGCCTATGGTGGTTTTAAATCGATCGTTCGCTATGAATAG
- a CDS encoding chitinase N-terminal domain-containing protein, whose amino-acid sequence MRLLPWCFALLCVQSQAGILLSASEAARREQLACLPTAILGVLECEQLAAPAPAPGNDPQIKPAEFVANSGESIPAQQVEQPMLPALDPIPPRMKAGRLTLAWDIWFGTAAQWWEVWDNDQLRYRGRDFSRRIKAMQADAMNVSGEPVSSNQMVDGGLQAVQSGSFQIARLTPGEHRFVIKLCNGTLEAPVCNQASASTWADAARDGDDEVQAGEPGAPSLSWIPQVTTDGKVTVAWNLWWGTTGTHWEVLNGSKVIYRSDKFSDETENSQAGTVDVPLANGEHQLAVRLCRQMQCTRSDVLKVDAMLGPELTPAKPALALYTPDDPELGEGLLPTQVLLSWKTEQPGITPDRWLLLDETTREVLASQLIKADCGNGVWCGSWQGVPATRPATWRVKLCQAKRCTDSDTIDVPGIELEAR is encoded by the coding sequence ATGCGTTTATTACCTTGGTGTTTCGCCTTGCTCTGTGTGCAGTCGCAGGCCGGAATTTTACTGTCCGCCAGCGAAGCGGCGCGGCGCGAGCAACTGGCCTGCTTGCCGACGGCAATTCTGGGGGTACTGGAGTGCGAGCAGCTGGCAGCACCCGCGCCCGCGCCGGGCAATGATCCGCAAATCAAACCCGCCGAATTTGTCGCCAATAGCGGTGAGAGCATTCCGGCGCAGCAAGTCGAGCAGCCCATGCTGCCTGCACTCGACCCCATCCCGCCCCGGATGAAAGCCGGGCGGCTCACTTTGGCGTGGGATATCTGGTTTGGCACGGCCGCGCAGTGGTGGGAGGTGTGGGATAACGATCAGTTGCGCTACCGTGGCCGCGATTTCTCGCGCCGCATCAAAGCCATGCAAGCCGATGCAATGAATGTGTCTGGTGAGCCGGTAAGTAGCAACCAGATGGTCGATGGAGGCCTGCAAGCTGTGCAAAGCGGCAGCTTCCAGATCGCCAGGCTGACACCCGGCGAGCATCGCTTTGTGATCAAGCTATGCAATGGCACGCTGGAAGCGCCGGTGTGCAATCAAGCCAGCGCCAGCACTTGGGCCGACGCGGCTCGCGATGGCGACGATGAAGTGCAGGCCGGCGAGCCCGGCGCGCCGTCGCTCTCCTGGATTCCGCAGGTCACCACCGACGGTAAGGTGACGGTGGCGTGGAATCTGTGGTGGGGAACAACGGGCACACACTGGGAAGTACTGAACGGCAGCAAAGTGATTTATCGGTCCGACAAATTTAGCGACGAGACTGAAAACAGCCAGGCTGGCACGGTGGACGTGCCGCTGGCCAATGGCGAGCATCAGCTGGCGGTGCGCCTATGCCGTCAGATGCAGTGTACGCGCTCGGATGTGCTCAAAGTTGATGCCATGCTCGGCCCTGAGCTAACGCCCGCCAAGCCCGCGCTGGCGCTCTACACGCCGGACGATCCCGAGCTGGGCGAGGGGTTATTGCCCACGCAGGTTTTGCTGAGCTGGAAAACAGAGCAGCCCGGCATCACGCCGGATCGCTGGTTATTGCTCGATGAAACCACGCGCGAAGTGCTCGCCAGTCAGTTGATCAAAGCCGATTGCGGCAACGGCGTCTGGTGCGGCAGCTGGCAAGGCGTGCCCGCCACGCGACCGGCAACCTGGCGGGTCAAGCTGTGTCAGGCCAAGCGCTGTACCGATAGCGACACCATCGACGTCCCCGGCATCGAGCTTGAGGCGCGCTGA
- the serB gene encoding phosphoserine phosphatase SerB codes for MYRLVIQAPHIETQHLKQLARLAGAHSIETVQQNSQHAFKLHGAEIENDEAVADFCESNQLDYAFIPEDLGVRDIGLIVMDMDSTLITIECIDEIADMFGIKPQVAEITAAAMRGELDFNESLTRRVALLAGLEESALNRVYEERLALMPGAEVMLAGFKQAGAKSLLISGGFTFFTEKLKARLGLDYAIANVLEVEDGKLTGRVVGDIINAERKRSELIAHREMLGLRRDQVVAMGDGANDLPMLHEAGFGVALHAKPKVQAEAPYVINTVGMEGVLNYFC; via the coding sequence ATGTACCGTCTTGTTATCCAAGCCCCGCATATTGAAACCCAGCATCTGAAACAGCTCGCCCGCCTCGCTGGCGCGCACAGCATCGAAACCGTGCAGCAAAACTCGCAGCACGCCTTCAAGCTGCACGGTGCAGAAATTGAAAACGACGAAGCCGTCGCCGACTTTTGCGAATCCAACCAGCTCGATTACGCCTTTATCCCCGAAGACCTTGGCGTGCGTGATATTGGCCTGATCGTGATGGACATGGATTCAACGCTAATTACCATCGAGTGCATCGACGAAATCGCCGATATGTTCGGCATCAAGCCACAAGTGGCCGAAATCACCGCCGCCGCCATGCGTGGCGAACTCGATTTCAACGAAAGCCTGACGCGCCGCGTCGCGCTGCTGGCCGGGCTGGAAGAATCGGCACTGAATCGTGTTTATGAAGAACGCTTGGCACTGATGCCGGGGGCCGAAGTGATGCTGGCCGGGTTTAAACAAGCCGGTGCCAAATCACTACTAATTTCGGGCGGCTTTACTTTCTTCACCGAAAAACTCAAAGCACGGCTGGGGCTGGATTACGCGATTGCGAATGTACTTGAAGTGGAAGACGGCAAGCTCACCGGCCGTGTGGTTGGCGATATTATCAATGCCGAACGCAAACGCAGCGAGCTGATCGCCCACCGCGAAATGCTCGGTCTGCGCCGCGATCAGGTGGTGGCCATGGGCGACGGGGCCAACGATCTACCCATGCTGCACGAAGCCGGTTTTGGCGTAGCGCTGCACGCCAAACCGAAAGTTCAGGCCGAAGCACCGTATGTGATCAATACCGTGGGCATGGAAGGCGTGTTGAATTATTTTTGTTAA
- a CDS encoding gamma-glutamylcyclotransferase family protein: MDLALQREISQEGEVYLFVYGTLKRGMSNHHWLGDAGYIAEAHTTADFALYTIEYPFLAKTPALYPVHGELYLISPADLARVDQLEQHPDDYCREQIEVLTSQGERMMAWTYFHPQPRGILLPDGVFSEKGCSNLQPSQPD, translated from the coding sequence ATGGATTTGGCGTTGCAGCGTGAGATATCGCAAGAAGGCGAGGTTTATCTGTTTGTGTACGGCACGCTCAAGCGTGGCATGAGCAATCATCACTGGCTGGGTGATGCTGGGTATATCGCTGAAGCCCACACAACGGCTGACTTTGCGCTCTATACCATTGAATATCCCTTCCTAGCCAAAACCCCGGCGCTGTATCCGGTGCACGGCGAGCTCTATCTGATCAGCCCGGCCGATCTGGCGCGGGTCGATCAGCTGGAGCAGCACCCCGACGATTACTGCCGCGAGCAAATCGAAGTGCTCACCAGCCAGGGCGAGCGTATGATGGCGTGGACTTATTTTCACCCGCAACCTCGCGGCATCTTGTTGCCCGACGGGGTGTTTAGCGAAAAAGGTTGCTCAAACCTACAGCCGTCGCAACCGGATTAA
- a CDS encoding DEAD/DEAH box helicase, translating into MPHTAATATDTPNEFVTLGLASQITEILEAQGFNKPTPIQAAAIPELLAGNDIMASAQTGTGKTAAFLLPALHKLTKESTHHARGPRILVLTPTRELAEQVSKVATEFCRKIPRCKVVTVVGGVPYPVQNKMLAQPYEVLVATPGRLTDLLRSGRIDFRRLELLVLDEADRMLDMGFIDEVEAIVDQLPKERQTALFSATLTESVQRFAGPMLRSPKLVEMAQEAKMQAQIEQSVHYADGYEHKQKLVAALLKKNEGQQSIIFTATKISADEVAEWLKMEGFKAAAMHGDLAQRDRRRTLDRLRRSDIDMLVATDVAARGIDVAGISLVINFDLPRFSEDYIHRIGRTGRAGRSGEAVSLVTKSDFTLLTKIRRQYNIEFGTQEIEGLEARFQPGRGGHGGDRGRPGNGGGRGRGGYGAGNGGGGRGGYAGNRDGGAPRSGGYQGNREGGSYGDRAPRGDRPEGHRSEASRGNFGERSHHNESRGGYGERAPREQRSFGSGQSRDNAGDRTGGYNRDAAPRGNFGGNRDGAPRSSGYGGQRDGAPREGGFGGGREGGSRGGYAGNRDGGAPRGDRGGDRGSYGGKPAGGNRGGGRFS; encoded by the coding sequence ATGCCGCATACCGCTGCTACCGCTACAGACACGCCTAACGAATTCGTAACACTGGGTCTGGCTTCGCAAATTACCGAGATTCTGGAAGCTCAGGGCTTCAACAAGCCAACCCCCATTCAAGCTGCAGCGATTCCCGAATTGCTCGCTGGCAACGACATCATGGCATCTGCGCAAACCGGTACCGGTAAAACTGCCGCCTTCCTGTTGCCTGCACTGCACAAGCTAACCAAAGAATCGACTCACCACGCTCGTGGCCCGCGCATTCTGGTGTTGACACCGACTCGCGAGCTGGCCGAACAGGTTTCTAAAGTAGCAACTGAATTTTGCCGCAAGATTCCACGCTGCAAAGTGGTGACCGTTGTCGGTGGCGTACCTTACCCAGTACAAAACAAAATGCTGGCGCAACCGTACGAAGTACTGGTTGCCACACCAGGCCGTTTGACCGACTTGCTGCGCAGCGGCCGCATCGACTTCCGTCGCCTCGAATTGCTGGTGCTGGACGAAGCTGACCGCATGCTGGACATGGGCTTTATCGACGAAGTTGAAGCGATTGTTGACCAGCTGCCAAAAGAGCGCCAAACCGCGCTGTTCTCTGCGACACTGACTGAGTCAGTTCAGCGCTTTGCTGGCCCGATGTTGCGTTCACCCAAGCTAGTGGAAATGGCACAAGAAGCAAAAATGCAAGCGCAAATCGAGCAGTCAGTACACTACGCTGACGGCTACGAACACAAACAGAAGCTCGTTGCTGCGCTGCTAAAGAAAAACGAAGGCCAGCAATCGATCATTTTCACGGCAACCAAAATCTCTGCCGATGAAGTGGCTGAATGGCTGAAAATGGAAGGCTTTAAAGCCGCCGCAATGCACGGCGACCTGGCACAGCGCGACCGTCGCCGCACGCTAGATCGCCTGCGTCGCAGCGACATCGATATGCTCGTTGCCACTGACGTTGCTGCCCGTGGTATCGACGTTGCCGGCATCAGCTTGGTCATCAACTTTGACTTGCCACGCTTCTCGGAAGACTACATCCACCGTATCGGTCGTACCGGCCGTGCTGGCCGCTCAGGCGAAGCCGTTTCTCTGGTGACCAAGAGCGACTTCACTTTGCTGACCAAAATCCGTCGTCAATACAATATCGAATTTGGCACGCAAGAAATCGAAGGTCTGGAAGCGCGCTTCCAGCCAGGCCGCGGTGGTCACGGTGGTGATCGTGGCCGTCCTGGCAACGGTGGCGGTCGTGGTCGCGGCGGTTACGGTGCAGGCAACGGCGGTGGTGGTCGTGGTGGCTACGCAGGGAATCGTGATGGCGGCGCACCGCGCAGCGGCGGCTACCAAGGCAACCGTGAAGGTGGCAGCTATGGTGATCGCGCACCACGCGGCGATCGCCCTGAAGGCCATCGCAGCGAAGCATCACGCGGCAATTTCGGTGAGCGCTCACACCACAATGAAAGCCGTGGCGGCTACGGCGAGCGCGCACCGCGTGAACAACGCAGCTTTGGCTCAGGCCAATCGCGTGACAACGCAGGCGATCGCACTGGCGGCTACAACCGCGATGCAGCACCACGCGGCAATTTTGGCGGCAATCGTGATGGCGCACCACGCAGCAGCGGTTACGGCGGCCAACGCGACGGCGCGCCGCGTGAAGGTGGCTTCGGCGGTGGTCGTGAAGGCGGCTCACGTGGCGGCTACGCAGGAAACCGTGACGGTGGCGCACCACGCGGCGACCGCGGCGGTGATCGCGGCAGCTACGGTGGCAAACCTGCTGGCGGCAACCGTGGTGGCGGCCGTTTCAGCTAA
- the recJ gene encoding single-stranded-DNA-specific exonuclease RecJ, whose product MSLIKKRAVPAALEKNLLAAGFNPLQARLYAARGIASPTELEHELKHLLPFTLLKNAPEMGARLADAIEQGKRLLIVGDYDADGATATTLAMKGLAAFGGKVDFIVPNRFEYGYGLTPEIVELARSKSPDIIITVDNGIASHAGVEAAKAHGIEVLITDHHLPADTLPNALIVNPNQGDCLFPSKNLAGVGVMFYVLMALRAVMRERGAFANQPEPNLAQWLDIVALGTVADVVKLDANNRILVEQGLKRMRAGRACPGIMALFTAAGRFYGRASCFDLGFTLGPRLNAAGRLDDMSFGINTLLATSEDVALPQARELDQLNRSRREIEQGMREEAERALINVDVADRYSISLYQADWHQGVVGIVASRVKDQFHRPTLVFADGSNGTGSDDDEIKGSGRSIPSLHLRDALDLVSKRHPSLIKKFGGHAMAAGLTLLRKDFAAFEAAFEAVCRELLDEAQLTRVIETDGELPSRDLQIATAELLDKQVWGQGFPAPVFSGQFRVVEQRIVGEKHSKLKLSNTDGIVLEAMRFNWSEPIPRDIHAVYKISVNEFRGERILQLQLDYCEAI is encoded by the coding sequence ATGTCGCTGATTAAAAAGCGTGCCGTACCGGCCGCGCTGGAAAAAAACTTGCTGGCGGCGGGCTTTAATCCGCTGCAGGCTCGACTCTACGCGGCGCGCGGCATTGCCAGCCCGACCGAGCTCGAGCACGAGCTCAAACACCTGCTGCCGTTTACGCTGCTGAAAAACGCGCCCGAAATGGGTGCACGGCTCGCTGATGCGATTGAACAAGGCAAGCGCCTGCTCATCGTTGGCGATTACGACGCCGATGGCGCAACCGCGACGACGCTGGCGATGAAAGGGCTGGCAGCCTTCGGAGGAAAAGTCGATTTCATCGTGCCGAATCGCTTTGAATATGGTTATGGCTTAACGCCTGAAATCGTCGAGCTGGCGCGCAGCAAATCACCCGACATTATTATCACCGTCGATAACGGCATCGCCAGCCACGCTGGGGTTGAGGCGGCCAAAGCGCATGGCATTGAGGTGCTGATTACCGATCACCACTTGCCCGCTGACACGCTGCCCAACGCGCTCATCGTCAACCCGAATCAGGGCGATTGCCTGTTTCCGAGCAAGAATCTGGCCGGTGTTGGCGTGATGTTTTATGTGCTGATGGCACTGCGTGCAGTCATGCGTGAACGAGGCGCTTTTGCTAATCAACCCGAACCCAATCTGGCGCAGTGGCTCGATATTGTCGCGCTCGGCACGGTGGCCGATGTGGTCAAGCTCGACGCGAATAACCGCATTCTGGTCGAGCAAGGTTTGAAGCGCATGCGCGCAGGCCGCGCTTGCCCCGGCATCATGGCGCTGTTTACCGCCGCCGGACGTTTTTATGGCCGCGCCAGTTGCTTTGATCTGGGCTTTACGCTGGGGCCGCGCCTGAATGCGGCTGGGCGGCTTGATGATATGAGCTTTGGTATCAATACCTTGCTGGCGACGAGCGAAGATGTCGCGCTGCCGCAGGCCAGAGAGCTCGATCAGCTTAATCGCTCGCGCCGAGAAATCGAGCAGGGCATGCGCGAAGAGGCCGAGCGGGCACTGATCAATGTTGACGTGGCTGATCGCTACAGCATCAGTCTCTATCAGGCCGACTGGCATCAGGGCGTCGTCGGGATTGTTGCGTCGAGGGTCAAAGATCAGTTCCACCGCCCGACCTTGGTCTTTGCAGACGGCAGCAATGGAACGGGTAGCGATGACGACGAAATCAAAGGCTCGGGCCGCTCGATCCCTAGCCTGCATTTGCGTGACGCGCTCGATCTGGTGTCCAAGCGCCATCCGAGCTTAATCAAAAAGTTCGGCGGCCACGCGATGGCGGCGGGGCTAACTTTGCTGCGCAAGGATTTTGCCGCGTTTGAAGCGGCGTTTGAAGCCGTCTGCCGCGAGCTGCTCGATGAGGCGCAATTGACGCGCGTGATTGAAACCGACGGCGAATTACCCAGCCGCGATTTGCAGATTGCCACTGCCGAATTGCTCGACAAGCAGGTCTGGGGGCAGGGCTTTCCCGCGCCGGTGTTTAGCGGGCAGTTTCGCGTCGTTGAGCAGCGGATTGTGGGCGAAAAACACAGCAAGTTAAAATTAAGTAACACTGACGGTATCGTGCTGGAGGCCATGCGGTTTAACTGGTCTGAGCCTATACCCCGTGATATTCATGCTGTGTATAAAATCAGTGTGAATGAATTTCGCGGCGAGCGGATATTGCAGTTACAGTTAGATTATTGCGAAGCCATTTAG
- the leuB gene encoding 3-isopropylmalate dehydrogenase: MKVLILPGDGIGPEIVAQARKVLDVLKADGLDLELQEAPLGGAAYDQYGAPYPEFTQNLAREADAILLGAVGGPQYDKLDRPLRPERGLLAIRKDLNLFANLRPAILYPELANASTLKPEVVSGLDILIVRELTGDIYFGQPRGIRTNEAGEREGFNTMLYAESEIRRIGHVAFQAAQKRGKKLCSVDKANVLETTEFWKEIMTDLAKEYPDVELSHMLVDNAAMQLVKAPKQFDVVVTGNIFGDILSDEASMLTGSIGMLPSASLDANNKGLYEPSHGSAPDIAGKDVANPLATILSVAMMLRYTFNNEAAAQRVENAVKKVLAQGLRTADIYEAGTTKVGCSAMGDAVVAAL, from the coding sequence ATGAAAGTATTGATTCTGCCCGGTGATGGCATTGGCCCTGAAATCGTAGCGCAAGCGCGCAAAGTCCTCGACGTATTGAAAGCCGATGGCCTTGATCTGGAACTGCAGGAAGCACCATTGGGCGGTGCGGCTTACGATCAGTACGGCGCGCCGTATCCTGAATTCACGCAAAACCTGGCGCGTGAAGCCGACGCAATTTTGCTCGGCGCTGTGGGTGGCCCGCAGTACGACAAACTCGATCGCCCGTTGCGCCCAGAGCGTGGCCTGCTGGCAATCCGCAAAGATTTGAACCTGTTTGCCAATCTGCGTCCGGCGATTTTGTACCCGGAATTGGCCAATGCGTCGACGCTGAAGCCAGAAGTGGTTTCCGGGCTGGATATCTTAATCGTTCGTGAATTAACTGGCGACATCTATTTCGGCCAGCCACGCGGCATTCGCACCAATGAAGCGGGCGAGCGCGAAGGCTTTAATACCATGCTGTACGCCGAGAGCGAAATTCGTCGCATCGGCCACGTGGCTTTCCAGGCAGCGCAAAAACGCGGCAAGAAACTGTGTTCGGTCGACAAAGCCAATGTGCTGGAAACGACCGAATTCTGGAAAGAAATCATGACCGATCTGGCCAAGGAATATCCAGACGTTGAACTGAGCCATATGCTGGTCGACAACGCCGCCATGCAATTGGTAAAAGCGCCGAAGCAGTTCGATGTGGTCGTGACTGGCAATATTTTCGGCGATATTCTGTCTGACGAAGCATCGATGCTGACTGGCTCTATTGGTATGCTGCCATCGGCTTCGCTCGATGCGAACAATAAGGGCCTATACGAGCCTAGCCACGGCTCGGCGCCGGATATTGCGGGCAAAGATGTGGCCAATCCTTTGGCGACGATTCTGTCTGTTGCGATGATGTTGCGTTACACCTTCAATAATGAAGCGGCTGCACAGCGCGTTGAAAATGCGGTGAAGAAAGTGCTGGCGCAAGGCTTGCGCACCGCCGACATTTACGAAGCTGGCACAACTAAAGTCGGCTGCTCGGCGATGGGCGACGCAGTGGTTGCTGCGCTGTAA